Proteins from a genomic interval of Anaerolineae bacterium:
- a CDS encoding twin-arginine translocation signal domain-containing protein: protein MSKHGNKLNRREFLQLTAIGAAGAALASCAPAATEAPVEEAPPTEAPAEAPTEAPAEAPTEAPAEAPTEAPAEAPTEAPAEA, encoded by the coding sequence ATGTCGAAACATGGGAATAAACTAAACCGGCGGGAGTTCCTGCAACTGACAGCCATAGGCGCCGCCGGAGCGGCCCTGGCCAGTTGCGCCCCGGCGGCTACTGAAGCTCCGGTAGAAGAAGCCCCGCCTACTGAGGCCCCCGCCGAAGCGCCTACCGAGGCCCCCGCCGAAGCCCCTACCGAGGCCCCCGCCGAAGCCCCTACCGAGGCCCCCGCCGAAGCCCCTACCGAGGCCCCCGCCGAAGC